Proteins from a genomic interval of Caldicellulosiruptor diazotrophicus:
- a CDS encoding response regulator transcription factor yields MIKMVVADDERIIRKGIISSIDWTSYGIEIVGEASNGQEAAQLCFSKQPDIVLLDIRMPILDGLEAAKIIKQSLPNIKIVFLTGYDDVDYLKTALKLRASDYLLKPVSADELIKVVIGLKESIIEELKKSFETMLYKNIVEENIYVLRSTFLKTLFANPEIVLDPVKERLLKISLEGPYFQVILVVVEDIFMLMESSVLKNKEFVLNLLANIIEEDIQEKYRGFVFYGNFGENILILILNLNEPKEIDEKLLNQIKFNAKKYLNVKISFSKGIVVPSKKELHLSLKSASDSKFLLSQLTEDEVELLNAFMSLDKEKTTLLLNKIFEKLEDQNDKSSLENTYKKLSDLIFTKAKEICPVLKDEFVKSAAFSFKKQEHENMKKSLIDFVISCIDKIQNVKESRHRKIIKDAISYIEKNYATQILLSDIAEVCRISPNYFCKIFKEETGKSFVDFLNELRINKAKEFLLSTNLKSYEVAEKVGFSDYKYFSMIFKKYTGTSPRKFKEERQK; encoded by the coding sequence ATGATTAAAATGGTTGTTGCTGATGATGAAAGGATAATCCGAAAAGGAATAATATCTTCAATTGACTGGACGTCGTACGGAATTGAAATAGTAGGAGAAGCATCAAATGGCCAGGAAGCAGCACAGCTTTGCTTTTCAAAACAGCCAGACATTGTCCTTTTGGACATTAGAATGCCCATTTTGGACGGACTTGAAGCTGCAAAGATTATAAAACAGAGCCTGCCGAACATAAAGATTGTGTTTCTCACAGGTTATGACGATGTGGACTACTTAAAGACTGCTCTCAAACTCCGTGCATCTGATTATCTTCTTAAGCCTGTGAGCGCAGATGAGCTAATCAAGGTAGTTATCGGGTTAAAGGAATCTATAATTGAGGAGCTGAAAAAGTCTTTTGAGACTATGCTTTATAAGAACATTGTGGAAGAGAACATATATGTTTTGAGGTCCACATTTTTAAAAACTCTGTTTGCAAATCCCGAAATAGTCCTTGACCCTGTAAAAGAAAGGCTTTTGAAAATCTCCTTAGAAGGTCCTTACTTTCAGGTAATTTTGGTTGTAGTTGAAGATATTTTTATGTTAATGGAATCTTCTGTGTTAAAGAACAAAGAATTTGTGCTAAATCTACTTGCAAACATAATCGAAGAAGATATCCAGGAAAAGTATCGTGGATTTGTATTTTACGGCAACTTTGGTGAAAACATCTTGATTTTGATACTAAACTTGAATGAACCAAAAGAAATAGATGAAAAGCTTCTAAATCAAATAAAATTCAATGCCAAGAAGTATCTTAACGTTAAGATCTCATTTTCAAAAGGAATTGTTGTTCCAAGCAAAAAGGAACTACATTTATCTTTAAAAAGTGCATCAGATAGTAAGTTCCTTCTATCTCAGCTGACTGAAGATGAGGTCGAGCTTTTGAACGCTTTTATGTCTCTTGATAAGGAAAAGACAACTTTGTTATTAAATAAGATTTTTGAAAAACTGGAAGATCAAAATGATAAAAGTTCTTTAGAAAATACTTATAAGAAGCTTTCTGACCTTATTTTCACAAAGGCAAAAGAAATCTGCCCTGTTTTAAAAGATGAGTTTGTCAAAAGCGCAGCCTTTTCTTTTAAAAAGCAGGAACATGAAAATATGAAAAAAAGCCTAATAGACTTTGTCATCTCTTGCATTGACAAGATTCAGAATGTAAAAGAAAGTAGGCACAGGAAAATTATAAAAGATGCCATAAGTTACATTGAGAAAAACTATGCAACCCAAATTTTACTGTCTGATATTGCTGAGGTTTGTAGAATTTCTCCAAACTATTTTTGTAAAATATTCAAAGAAGAAACTGGTAAAAGTTTTGTGGACTTTTTGAATGAACTCAGGATAAACAAAGCAAAAGAGTTTCTCCTTTCTACAAACCTAAAATCTTATGAGGTTGCCGAAAAGGTTGGATTTAGCGACTATAAATATTTTTCGATGATATTTAAAAAATACACAGGAACGTCTCCTAGGAAGTTCAAAGAGGAAAGACAAAAATAA
- a CDS encoding sensor histidine kinase — MKKISGSLQFKIMVCAIFLIILSSFPIGITSYIKSVKIVENKFAFSHLHTVKQIASSLELITNDIKEASLYFIQSGDLRQLLKSDFKTDLYELEKARVHVNDFLTYLVGEKPYIHSIYIMGKNNTIFDTYGIKEQTLNLSNINVQSYEWYPNVITSRAGILTYVISLVRPIRDINNLKNLIGYLEINIDEKSLFEEVIHLSSNFSENFVICNQNYFILSSIDKTLIGKNLAKMISTKPMENFEQGFFYTKLSGKTFLITYSTIKPLGWKVVSFVEKEGLVAENRAIQSYLFITILLAFFAASIFLVFIQNRILFPLKQLRILIDHISNQNFDVYMQPKGNDEVSKLIQAFNSMSAKLNELMNQVYIATIKQKEAELKALQERINPHFLYNTLDTIYWTARLEGANKACILVEALSKLFRSILANKSNIITVKEEIEHLSSYILIQNLRYQDLIEFSLNVQSQALCYKTVKLVLQPIVENAIYHGIEKSGKRGKISIEVFTKDEKLYFIVTDTGAGAPKEVFESTLKNDTNGKIGLKNVNDRIKLAFGNEYGIEIESTPGLGTKVTVVQPALKEGVI, encoded by the coding sequence GTGAAAAAGATATCAGGTAGTCTCCAGTTCAAAATTATGGTATGTGCAATTTTTCTGATTATTCTTTCAAGCTTCCCGATTGGAATAACCTCATATATAAAATCTGTCAAAATAGTAGAAAACAAATTTGCATTTTCACATCTTCATACTGTAAAACAGATTGCAAGCTCTCTTGAGCTTATTACAAATGATATAAAAGAAGCTTCGCTTTATTTTATTCAAAGCGGCGATTTGAGGCAGCTTTTGAAATCTGACTTTAAAACTGACTTGTATGAACTTGAAAAGGCAAGGGTACATGTAAACGACTTTTTAACATACCTTGTTGGTGAAAAACCATATATCCATTCCATCTATATAATGGGTAAAAATAATACTATATTTGATACATATGGAATAAAAGAACAAACTTTGAATCTTTCAAATATCAACGTCCAGAGCTACGAATGGTACCCAAACGTTATAACAAGCAGGGCAGGAATATTAACTTATGTAATTTCCCTTGTTCGCCCTATAAGAGATATTAATAACCTCAAAAACCTAATCGGATATTTAGAGATAAACATTGATGAAAAAAGCTTGTTTGAAGAGGTGATACACTTGAGTTCAAATTTTTCTGAAAACTTTGTCATCTGTAACCAAAACTACTTTATCCTCAGCTCAATAGACAAGACTTTAATTGGAAAGAACCTTGCCAAGATGATTTCGACAAAACCTATGGAAAATTTTGAGCAAGGCTTTTTTTACACAAAACTGTCTGGCAAAACCTTTCTTATCACATACTCTACCATAAAACCTCTTGGGTGGAAGGTTGTAAGTTTTGTAGAAAAGGAGGGTCTTGTTGCTGAAAACAGAGCTATACAAAGTTATCTTTTTATTACTATCCTTCTTGCCTTTTTCGCTGCATCTATTTTTCTTGTTTTCATTCAAAATCGTATTCTCTTTCCTCTCAAACAGCTGAGAATCCTTATTGATCACATTTCAAATCAGAACTTTGATGTATATATGCAGCCAAAAGGAAATGATGAGGTGTCAAAGCTAATTCAAGCATTCAACAGTATGTCTGCAAAACTCAATGAGCTTATGAACCAGGTTTACATTGCAACAATAAAGCAAAAAGAGGCAGAGTTAAAAGCACTGCAAGAAAGAATTAATCCTCATTTTCTTTACAACACACTTGATACAATATACTGGACAGCTCGGCTTGAAGGTGCAAATAAAGCATGCATCCTTGTTGAGGCGCTCTCGAAACTTTTCAGGTCAATATTAGCAAACAAAAGTAACATCATAACTGTAAAAGAAGAGATAGAACATCTCAGCAGTTATATCCTCATACAAAATCTCAGGTATCAGGACTTGATAGAATTTTCGTTAAACGTTCAAAGCCAAGCCCTATGCTATAAAACAGTAAAGCTTGTTTTGCAGCCAATTGTAGAAAATGCAATTTATCATGGTATAGAAAAAAGCGGAAAAAGGGGGAAAATAAGTATTGAAGTGTTTACAAAAGACGAAAAGCTGTATTTTATTGTAACCGACACAGGAGCTGGTGCTCCAAAAGAGGTATTTGAAAGTACTCTGAAGAATGATACAAATGGCAAAATAGGACTTAAAAATGTCAATGACAGAATAAAACTTGCGTTCGGAAATGAATACGGCATAGAAATCGAAAGCACACCAGGGCTTGGAACAAAGGTGACGGTTGTACAACCAGCTTTAAAAGAAGGGGTGATTTGA
- a CDS encoding carbohydrate ABC transporter permease, translating to MERGLFKPKSRVFIGYLVLPVLWYVFVVVMPLILAFNYSLYDWSGGPRMRFVGLSNYAELIKDTDFWLSFKNNIIITLLCIVGQIGIAFILAALMTTRVLKFKEFHRTVIFLPVVLSAVVIGFIWTLMYNQQIGILNWILRAIGLESLIKPWLDDPKIVIYSVSVPLIWQYIGFYLVILMASLQSIPKEIFEAAEIDGADGFKRTIYIILPLLADTLKVSVMLCIAGNMKVFDHIYVMTGGGPGKSSMVMAQYAYNNSFIMFKLGYGSTISVGILVLSLAIILLSRKLMGGKRQ from the coding sequence ATGGAAAGGGGTCTTTTTAAACCAAAATCAAGAGTTTTCATTGGGTATTTGGTTTTGCCGGTTTTATGGTATGTATTTGTTGTTGTCATGCCGCTCATTTTGGCCTTCAACTACAGTCTTTATGACTGGTCTGGCGGGCCAAGAATGAGATTTGTTGGACTTTCAAACTATGCAGAGCTTATAAAAGATACAGATTTTTGGCTGTCGTTTAAAAACAATATCATAATCACCTTACTTTGCATTGTTGGGCAGATTGGCATTGCCTTTATTTTGGCTGCCCTTATGACAACAAGGGTTTTAAAATTCAAAGAGTTTCACCGCACAGTAATATTTTTGCCTGTGGTTCTATCTGCAGTTGTAATAGGCTTTATCTGGACGCTCATGTATAACCAGCAGATAGGAATTTTAAACTGGATTTTAAGAGCAATTGGTCTTGAAAGCTTGATAAAGCCATGGCTTGACGACCCAAAGATAGTTATCTACTCTGTTTCTGTGCCACTTATATGGCAGTACATCGGGTTTTATCTTGTAATTTTAATGGCGTCGCTTCAGTCTATTCCGAAAGAAATATTTGAGGCAGCCGAGATAGACGGTGCAGACGGTTTTAAAAGAACAATTTATATCATATTGCCTCTTTTGGCAGATACTTTAAAGGTTTCTGTGATGCTCTGTATTGCAGGAAATATGAAAGTGTTTGACCATATATATGTCATGACAGGCGGTGGTCCTGGCAAAAGTTCAATGGTCATGGCCCAGTATGCTTACAATAATTCGTTTATAATGTTCAAGCTCGGTTATGGTTCTACAATCTCTGTTGGAATACTTGTATTGAGCCTTGCAATAATTTTGCTTTCGCGAAAACTAATGGGGGGAAAGAGACAATGA
- the mntA gene encoding type VII toxin-antitoxin system MntA family adenylyltransferase antitoxin: MEQKKFIDLAREFIERISKECAIKFAYLFGSFATGTFNNMSDVDIAVMFEEDLLAMNEAILRGLLMEEGKALFKRDVDIVNLKNANIFLKYSIIKDGIILKDHEERSLFEVSVLREYFDFSYYSEIYNQKILESIKNKEFFKKDQKDI, from the coding sequence ATGGAACAAAAAAAATTTATAGACCTGGCAAGGGAGTTTATTGAGAGGATAAGCAAAGAATGTGCAATAAAGTTTGCATATTTGTTCGGATCATTTGCAACAGGAACATTTAACAATATGAGCGATGTTGACATTGCAGTTATGTTTGAAGAAGATTTACTTGCGATGAATGAAGCAATCTTGAGAGGTCTTTTGATGGAAGAGGGAAAAGCTCTATTTAAAAGAGATGTTGATATTGTCAACCTGAAAAATGCTAATATTTTTCTTAAGTACAGCATAATCAAGGATGGGATAATTCTAAAAGACCATGAAGAAAGAAGCTTATTTGAAGTAAGTGTCCTCAGAGAGTACTTTGATTTTAGCTATTATTCTGAAATATACAATCAAAAGATTCTTGAAAGTATAAAAAATAAAGAATTTTTTAAAAAAGACCAGAAGGATATTTAG
- a CDS encoding extracellular solute-binding protein, which yields MKNPRFVKRVLAILVVFGLMLSLAACKKKAAQQPQQSSQNKNIEEKITLTFTHMFTNDGSAISTGFYNALNEYKKSHPNVTIKQEALSHDTYETKIKTLAAGGELPDVFVIKGSMVDPFYNNNQIVPLNDALDSDMAWKNSFVEGAFDDFKRGDKILGIPIQVQPTSLIFYNKQIFKEAGINEFPKDWNEFKDAVKKLRSKGYIPITAGNKGKWLVESCILSTLGDRFTGTEWFVSIRDRKGSKFTDPEFVNALRAIDELVKMKAFNTDINSLDNNQQRTLYYNKKAAMFFEGGWAISLVTNEAPKDVLDATELAIIPPVPGGKGKPNTVSGGAGWAFQINAKLDGSKKNAALELLKALSSYAYSRPMLEKGGFPATKVTNYDESKLSTLAKKYQQLAKNIKYVPVYDVQLSPGVIEVMNSGLQDMIIGTITPEKLAQKIQQEYEREASK from the coding sequence ATGAAAAACCCAAGATTTGTGAAAAGAGTTTTGGCTATTTTAGTGGTTTTTGGACTTATGCTTTCGCTTGCTGCCTGCAAGAAAAAGGCAGCTCAGCAGCCGCAGCAGAGCAGCCAGAACAAAAATATCGAAGAAAAAATTACTTTAACGTTTACTCACATGTTTACAAACGACGGAAGTGCAATAAGCACTGGTTTTTACAATGCACTAAATGAGTATAAAAAATCACATCCAAATGTCACAATAAAGCAGGAAGCTTTGTCGCATGACACTTATGAGACAAAGATAAAAACACTTGCTGCCGGTGGGGAACTTCCAGATGTGTTTGTTATAAAAGGCTCAATGGTTGACCCATTTTACAACAACAATCAGATTGTACCTTTGAATGATGCGCTTGACAGTGACATGGCATGGAAAAATAGCTTTGTTGAGGGTGCGTTTGACGATTTCAAAAGAGGTGACAAAATCTTAGGAATACCAATCCAGGTTCAGCCAACATCCCTAATTTTCTATAACAAACAGATTTTTAAAGAAGCAGGCATAAATGAGTTTCCAAAGGACTGGAATGAGTTTAAAGATGCTGTCAAAAAACTTAGATCAAAAGGGTATATTCCAATCACTGCAGGAAACAAAGGAAAATGGCTTGTTGAGTCATGTATTCTGAGCACTCTTGGTGACAGGTTCACAGGGACAGAGTGGTTTGTGTCTATAAGAGATAGAAAAGGTTCAAAGTTTACCGACCCAGAGTTTGTAAATGCGCTCAGGGCAATTGATGAGCTTGTTAAAATGAAGGCGTTTAACACCGATATCAACTCGCTTGACAACAACCAGCAGAGGACTCTTTATTATAACAAAAAAGCTGCAATGTTCTTTGAAGGTGGCTGGGCAATTTCACTTGTGACAAATGAAGCTCCAAAGGATGTTTTGGATGCAACAGAGCTTGCTATAATTCCCCCTGTGCCAGGTGGTAAGGGCAAACCTAACACAGTTTCAGGCGGTGCTGGCTGGGCATTTCAAATAAATGCAAAACTTGATGGGAGCAAGAAAAATGCTGCTCTGGAACTTTTAAAAGCGCTCTCAAGCTATGCGTATTCAAGGCCTATGCTTGAAAAGGGTGGTTTTCCTGCAACAAAAGTTACAAATTATGATGAAAGTAAGCTTTCTACTCTTGCAAAGAAATACCAGCAGCTTGCAAAGAATATAAAATATGTGCCTGTGTATGATGTTCAGCTATCACCTGGTGTGATTGAAGTTATGAACAGTGGTCTTCAAGACATGATAATAGGCACAATTACACCCGAAAAGCTTGCTCAAAAGATTCAGCAGGAGTACGAAAGAGAGGCTTCTAAATAA
- a CDS encoding glycoside hydrolase family 2 protein — protein MRINLDGKWKFREVGQNEYYEASVPGCVQLDLINLGKLPDPFYATNEVLFYDLEEKDFEYVKEFDVDNVDFQVKKLVFEGIDTVSEIYLNDHYLGKTDNMFLKYEFDVSLALKKGKNILKVILLSPIKEAERLKSIYQSSYSYPQRSWIRKSQYSYGWDWGPRILQIGIWKSVYLELHNGLEIQDEFVKVESISDELAIVRVFAKINCFEKPSEVEIGVFDGSFSMKIFPEVYKSKEGYFIDERIEIENPKLWWPNGYGEPSLYEFKITAKSSNEAQEKKVTTGLRTVRVIKEKDEYGESFIFEINGKKVFAKGANWIPADSILPRLKEDDYKALIKMAKDANMNMLRVWGGGIYEYDWFYSECDKNGIMVWQDFMFACAIYPDEFDFFVENFKKEAEYQIKRLRNHPCIVLWCGNNENNWGFRDWWHIGDPEFLGNRIYKKVLPQILSELDPTRPYHISSPYGGEHPNSSTAGDKHTWDIWAGWKDYIYYKHDNARFVSEFGFQAAAHIDTMKKYIPLKDQTIFSKTLRMHEKQEEGLERLIRYMAGSIGLPKDFDSFVYLSQFVQKEAIKLAVEHYRKNKFRTAGALYWQLNDCWPVISWSSIDYLKRRKALYYESKRIFAKFLPVVEYENGKLKVYVVSDELESKQGQINITIWNFDGQKLYEKNLTVEIPENGVVEAFSEKVENLNILKGEWLYIPKHVETAVIGDKIDRGLLESIVFVSLFVDRVEYENYFVFEKPINLELKPCQFEYEIKDDYIVIKPKTPAICLIIEADKDVEDNFIFARPEKEYKINLNGGQVRKVCDLLDLIER, from the coding sequence GTGAGAATAAATCTTGACGGAAAATGGAAGTTCAGAGAAGTTGGTCAAAATGAGTACTACGAGGCAAGCGTGCCAGGGTGTGTCCAGCTTGATTTGATTAACCTTGGAAAGCTTCCCGACCCTTTTTATGCTACAAACGAGGTTTTGTTTTATGATCTGGAAGAGAAAGATTTTGAGTATGTAAAAGAGTTTGATGTTGATAATGTCGATTTTCAGGTCAAAAAGCTTGTATTCGAAGGAATTGATACGGTATCTGAGATTTATTTAAATGACCATTATTTGGGTAAGACCGACAACATGTTTTTGAAGTATGAATTTGATGTGAGTCTTGCACTTAAAAAAGGGAAAAACATTTTAAAGGTGATCCTTCTTTCACCAATAAAAGAGGCAGAAAGGCTCAAAAGCATTTACCAGTCAAGCTACAGCTATCCGCAAAGAAGCTGGATAAGAAAGTCGCAGTATTCGTACGGCTGGGACTGGGGGCCAAGAATTCTCCAGATAGGAATCTGGAAGAGCGTGTATTTAGAGCTTCACAATGGGCTTGAAATTCAAGATGAGTTTGTAAAAGTGGAAAGTATCTCAGATGAGCTTGCCATTGTAAGAGTGTTTGCAAAGATAAACTGTTTTGAAAAACCATCCGAAGTTGAGATAGGGGTATTTGATGGTAGCTTTTCTATGAAAATTTTTCCAGAGGTTTATAAATCAAAAGAGGGGTATTTTATTGATGAAAGGATTGAGATAGAAAACCCAAAACTTTGGTGGCCAAACGGGTATGGGGAGCCCTCTTTGTATGAGTTTAAAATAACTGCAAAGAGTTCGAATGAAGCTCAAGAAAAGAAGGTCACAACAGGGCTCAGGACTGTAAGAGTAATAAAGGAAAAGGATGAATATGGTGAAAGTTTTATCTTTGAAATAAATGGCAAGAAGGTTTTTGCAAAGGGTGCAAACTGGATACCTGCTGATTCCATCCTGCCAAGGCTAAAAGAAGATGACTACAAAGCTTTAATCAAAATGGCAAAAGATGCAAACATGAACATGCTCAGAGTCTGGGGCGGCGGAATTTATGAGTATGACTGGTTCTATAGCGAGTGTGACAAAAATGGTATAATGGTGTGGCAGGATTTCATGTTTGCATGCGCAATCTACCCTGATGAGTTTGACTTTTTCGTTGAGAATTTCAAAAAAGAGGCAGAGTACCAGATAAAACGACTGAGAAACCATCCGTGTATAGTGCTTTGGTGTGGAAATAACGAAAACAACTGGGGTTTTAGAGACTGGTGGCACATTGGCGACCCAGAATTTTTGGGAAATAGAATTTACAAGAAGGTTTTGCCACAGATTCTATCAGAGCTTGACCCAACAAGACCGTACCACATCTCAAGCCCGTATGGTGGAGAGCATCCAAATAGCAGCACTGCTGGTGACAAGCACACATGGGATATCTGGGCTGGCTGGAAAGACTATATTTACTACAAACACGATAATGCAAGGTTTGTGAGCGAGTTTGGTTTTCAAGCAGCAGCGCATATTGACACAATGAAAAAATATATTCCTCTAAAAGACCAGACAATCTTTTCAAAGACCTTGAGAATGCACGAAAAGCAGGAAGAAGGTTTAGAAAGGCTTATAAGGTATATGGCAGGCTCAATTGGTCTACCAAAAGACTTTGACTCTTTTGTGTATTTGTCACAGTTTGTTCAAAAAGAGGCTATAAAGCTTGCGGTTGAGCACTACAGGAAGAATAAGTTCAGGACAGCAGGAGCACTTTACTGGCAGCTGAATGATTGCTGGCCTGTCATCTCATGGTCGTCAATTGACTATCTAAAAAGGAGAAAGGCGCTTTACTATGAGTCAAAAAGGATATTTGCAAAGTTTTTGCCAGTGGTTGAGTATGAGAATGGAAAGCTAAAGGTATATGTTGTAAGCGATGAACTAGAGTCAAAACAGGGCCAAATCAATATTACAATCTGGAATTTTGACGGGCAGAAGTTATACGAGAAAAACCTGACTGTTGAAATTCCTGAAAATGGTGTGGTTGAGGCATTTTCTGAAAAAGTAGAAAACTTGAATATTTTGAAGGGTGAGTGGTTATATATACCCAAACATGTTGAAACGGCTGTAATTGGAGATAAGATAGACAGAGGACTTTTGGAAAGCATAGTTTTTGTAAGCCTTTTTGTCGATAGAGTGGAATACGAAAACTACTTTGTATTTGAAAAGCCAATAAACCTCGAGCTAAAACCCTGCCAGTTTGAATATGAAATAAAAGATGACTATATTGTAATAAAACCCAAAACTCCCGCAATTTGCCTTATAATTGAAGCTGACAAGGATGTAGAAGACAACTTCATTTTTGCAAGACCTGAAAAAGAGTATAAGATTAATCTAAATGGAGGACAGGTTAGAAAGGTTTGTGATTTGTTAGATTTGATTGAGCGATGA
- a CDS encoding carbohydrate ABC transporter permease, with protein sequence MTLKRILSRIGALIINAFVMLLSLSSIFPIVWLIYSSLKTEREFALNIAALPAHPTFENYINAIKTAKMHIYFFNSLFTTVVSVILIVLFSFVVGYFFARYRFTGRNLLYTMFLAGMLIPIHALLVPMFVEFKVLGLLDKRITLILPYVGLGLPMAIFLMENFIKDIPHEIEEAAYIDGATLTTTLFRIILPICKPIISTVVILSSLSSWNEFSFALVLIKSDALKTLPVGLTNFTSQYTVKYTQLMAAITIAILPVIVVYLIFNKKVIQGLVAGAVKG encoded by the coding sequence ATGACGCTCAAAAGGATACTATCAAGAATAGGAGCTTTGATTATAAACGCTTTTGTGATGTTGCTTTCACTTTCATCTATTTTCCCAATTGTCTGGCTTATTTATTCATCACTGAAGACAGAAAGAGAATTTGCACTAAACATTGCCGCGCTGCCAGCACATCCAACCTTTGAAAATTATATAAATGCCATCAAAACTGCAAAGATGCACATATACTTTTTCAACAGCCTATTTACAACAGTTGTCTCTGTCATCTTGATTGTTTTATTTAGCTTCGTGGTTGGGTACTTCTTTGCAAGATACAGGTTCACAGGGAGAAATCTTCTTTACACAATGTTTTTGGCGGGGATGCTAATACCAATCCATGCTCTGCTTGTTCCGATGTTTGTTGAGTTCAAAGTGCTTGGACTTTTGGACAAAAGAATAACGCTGATTTTGCCATATGTAGGGCTTGGACTTCCAATGGCAATATTTTTGATGGAAAACTTTATAAAAGATATTCCGCATGAGATTGAAGAAGCTGCGTACATTGATGGAGCGACACTCACTACAACTCTTTTTAGGATCATTCTTCCCATTTGCAAGCCGATTATTTCAACAGTTGTGATTCTAAGCAGTTTGTCTTCATGGAACGAGTTTTCGTTTGCCCTTGTTTTGATAAAAAGTGATGCTTTGAAGACTTTGCCTGTTGGTCTTACAAATTTCACTTCTCAGTACACAGTAAAATACACCCAGCTTATGGCAGCAATCACAATTGCAATACTTCCTGTGATTGTGGTATATCTGATATTCAACAAAAAAGTAATCCAGGGACTTGTTGCAGGCGCTGTCAAAGGGTGA